In the genome of Mixta calida, the window CGATTGCTGCGTCTCGGCATTATTCTTTATGGCTTTCGTCTGACTTTCCAGCAGATCGCCGATGTGGGCGTCAGCGGCGTGCTGATTGACGCGCTGACGTTAAGCTCCACTTTTCTGCTCGCCTGCTGGCTGGGCCGTCGCTGGCTGCGGCTCGACCGGGAAACCTGCTGGCTGATCGGCGCCGGCAGCAGCATCTGCGGCGCCGCCGCGGTGCTGGCGACCGAGCCGGTAATCAGGGCGCAGGCGTCGAAGGTGGCGGTGGCGATCGCCACGGTGGTGCTGTTCGGCACGCTGGCGATCTTTGTTTATCCGCTGCTCTGGTCGCTGGCGCACCCGCTCTGGGCCGAACTGAGCGCGACGCAGTTCGGCATTTATACCGGCTCGACCGTGCATGAAGTGGCGCAGGTGGTGGCGGCGGGCCATGCCATCGGACCGGAGGCGGAAAACGCGGCGGTAATCGCCAAAATGCTGCGGGTGATGATGCTGGCCCCGTTCCTGCTGCTGCTTGCCGCCCGGCTGCGGCGGCTGACGCCGGGAGAAAGCAGCGAAAAGCGCGCCCTGTCCTTCCCATGGTTCGCGCTGCTGTTTATCGCCGTCGCGCTGTTTAACTCTTTCCATCTGCTGCCCGCCAGCTGGATAACAGCGATCAACGCGGTCGATACCCTGTTGCTGGCGATGGCGATGGCCGCGCTGGGTCTGACGACGCACTTCAGCGCGCTGAAACAGGCGGGCGTGCGCCCGCTGTTATTAGGGTTAATGTTGTTTCTCTGGCTCATCGTGGGCGGCGGCGCGCTTAACCTGCTGGTTCACCATTTCATGCCGCTGGCGCATCAGTTATCATGACCGGTTTGCTCAGGTAAGGCCATTAACAGGAGAACGGCATGAAATTTATCGGCGCCCATGTGAGCGCGGCGGGCGGAGTGGACCAGGCGGTGCAGCGCGCCCACGAACTGGAAGCGACCGCGTTTGCGCTGTTTACCAAAAATCAGCGCCAGTGGCGCGCGGCCGCGCTGACGCCGGCGATCATCAGCGCCTTTCGCAACGCCTGCGAAAAGTATGGCTACAGCAGCGCGCAGATCCTGCCTCACGACAGCTTTCTGATTAACCTCGGCCATCCGCAGGAGGAGCCGTTGGAAAAATCGCGCGCCGCCTTTATCGACGAGCTACAGCGCTGCGAACAGCTGGGCCTGTCGCTGCTCAATTTTCATCCCGGCAGCCATCTGAATCAGATTGACGAGGAAGCCTGTCTGAAGCGCATCGCGGAATCGGTGAATATCGCGCTGGATAAGACCCGCGGCGTTACCGCTGTGATTGAAAACACCGCCGGTCAGGGCAGCAATCTCGGCTACCGCTTCGAGCATCTGGCGGCGATCATCGACGGCGTAGAGGATAAATCGCGCGTCGGCGTCTGCATCGATACCTGCCACGCCTTTGCCGGGGGCTACGATCTGCGTAGCGAAGCGGACTGCGAGGCGACCTTCGCCGAGTTCGATCGCGTCGTCGGCTTCCGGTATCTGCGCGGCATGCACCTTAATGACGCGAAAAGCGCTTACGCCAGCCGCGTTGACCGTCACCATAGCTTAGGCGAAGGGAATATCGGCACCACGGTGTTTAGCTGGCTAATGAAAGACAGCCGCTTCGACAATATTCCGCTGATTCTCGAAACCATCAATCCCGATATCTGGAAGGATGAAATAGCCTGGCTGAAGTCACAGCAGCGCGATGCGGCCAGCGTCTGAAAGACAGCCGCGACAATATTCTGCTGATTCTGGAAACCATTAAGCCCGATATCTGGAAGGATGAAATAGCCTGGCTGAAGTCACAGCAGCGCGATGCGGCCAGCATCGACCAGGCTACGGTTTTCCGCCAGCCCGCACGGGCTGGTCTCGACCCGCCACATGCTTGCAGGCCACGGCCGCCGCCTGCTTTCTGGCATCGTTGCCGCCTGGTAAAAGGTTAAAAAAACTGAAGAATAACAGCGCAGTGCCGATAAAGGATGCCAGATTCTTTTACAGGGAGTAACACATGAAACGCGCTGTTTTTTCTACAAGTCTATTACTTGCCGCGATAATTGGCGCGCCCGCCAGCGCCGACGTCCAGCCGAAAACCATCAAGTCCGTCTGGGTTAATCCATTTATGATGATGCGCCTGCATAATCAGATCAATATAGTCACCAACATCACCTTTAGCGACAACCGACAGGTGCAGCGTTGGTCGGCGATTGACTGTACGCAGCGCCAGGCTTACCAGCTCTACTGGGATCTGCTGGATAAAGAGGGGCTAAAAGAACATCGCTTCTACGGCGAAAATCTGGCCCGCTACGCACCGCCACAGCCTGCGCCGGAAATCACGCAGGAGCAGATCGCGCAGCTCTGCGACGTGAAGCTTAAAGAGGCGGAGTGGGTTTACGTAGAGAAAAAGAACCGCTGGGATATCCCTACGCTTATCGATCGCGCCAATATTATCCGGGCTGGCGAGAGTCTTATCGTCAGGGTCGGCTTCGGCTACGATAAAATCAGCTGGGACCCGCCTTACGACGCACCCTATAATTTTAAAATCGAACTGCACTTATATCACTGCGGCAACAAGACGGATAAAGTGGTTGGCGCGCTGGATGTTGACCCACAGGGCCGGGTCACTGACGGCCTGATCGATAAAGAAGCTATCCGCCGCGCCGACAGCTTTGAAAATACGCCAGCGACCGTCGCCGCCTTTGACGCTATCTGCCAGCTCAGCGCGCCCAGCGACTTTCGCGGCCTCGGCCGTTACGTCAGTAAAAAAACGCCCGCCAGCGATGATCTGCTGAAACCGATGCTGCCGCAGTTCGGCGATAACTCAACCCAGTGGCTGACGCAGTTTCCGCTCGATGCGGCGCTGACGGCGCAGGCGCAGAAGCTGGTAAAAAACTGGGCGCCGCCAAAATTCCGCCGCCTGCGCTGGACGGAAAGCGACGCCAGCAGCGACAAGGTGAGCTATATCCTCGATGCGCGTCCCGACGGGCTGATGGTGCGCCTGGAGGACTATCGTCTGTTCAGGGGACAGCGCATCATGATAGCCAATGCCATTCAGTTGCAGTCCGCTCTTTCCATCAGCCATGTGCCTAATCAAACCCGCTCGCTGGACACGACGCTGCGCTTCCCGCTTTATCAGGGGCAGCGCTACGTCACCACGATAGAAAACGGCGACCTGGGCGAGAAGGAAAAAGTAAACAGGATGACCGATCGCTGCGAGGTGATGGAGAAAGGCGACGCCCACGCGCTGAACACCGCCTTTAGCGGCAGCTACTGGCGCGTCAGTTGTGAACAGCAAAATGATGAAGGCACCTTCAAAACCGAGTCCGCCTTCTTAAACGATCTGAATATTTTCCTGCCGCTGAAGCGCAGCGTGAAAGGCAAAATGATGGAGGTCGCCCTGAGCGACGTCACGATCGCGCGTTAAATTGTCCTGCGCCAGATAAAAAAACGCCAGCCCGAAGGCTGGCGTTTTTATTCGCATGAGAGAATCAGGCTTTCACCAGCTCCGACTCAGGACGTTTCAGCACCGCATAGGCCACGCCCGCCAGCAGCGTACCTACGACGATAGCCAGCAGGTAACCCAGTACCGGCGTAATCGCGCCTGGGATCAGCAGCACAAACAGACCGCCGTGCGGCGCCATCAGTTTCGCGCCGACCATCATCGAGATGGCGCCGGTGACCGCGCCGCCGACGATACAGCACGGCAGCACGCGCATCGGGTCGCGGGCGGCGAACGGAATCGCCCCTTCAGAGATAAAGCACAGGCCCAACACCAGCGCCGCTTTACCGCCCTCCTGTTGCCCTTTGTTGAATTTATTACGCGCCAGCAGCGTCGCCACGCCCATCGCCAGCGGCGGCACCATGCCCGCAGCCATAATCGCCGCCATCGGCGCGTAAGCCTGCGAACTCAGCAGCCCGACGCCGAACGCATAGGCCACTTTGTTGATCGGGCCGCCCATATCGGCGCACATCATGCCGCCCAGAATCGCGCCCAGCAGCACCGCGTTGGCGGTACCCATATTGCCGAGCCAGTGCGTCAGGCCTTCCATGATTTTCGCCACCGGCGTGCCGACCACGTAAATCATCAGCAGACCGGTGATCAGGCTCGCCACCAGCGGAATAATCAGGATCGGCTTCAGCGCCTCCATACTCTGCGGCAGCTTCACTTTACTGCTGAGAAACTTCGCGGCGTAACCGGCGATAAAACCGGCGATGATGCCGCCGAGGAAGCCAGCGTTGATGCTGCTGGCCAGCATACCGCCGATCAGGCCCGGCGTCAGGCCGGGGCGGTCAGCGATAGAGAAGGCGATAAAGCCCGCCAGCACCGGCACCATTAGCGCGAACGCCGTGCCGCCGCCGATCTGCATCAGCGCCGCCGCCAGCGTGCCCTGCTCTTTAAACGCGGTAATGCCGAAGGCGAAAGAGAGCGCGATGGACAGGCCGCCCGCCACCACCATCGGCAGCATATAAGAAACGCCGGTCAACAGATGACGATAGGCGCCCGCGCGCTCCTGCTGCTGCTCGCCATCGCTGGCGGCGCTCTGCGTGTTGCCTTTCGGCTGATAAGGACGCGCTTCCGCCAGCGCCTTATCGAACTCCTGCGCGGTTTTCTTCAGCGCCAGGCCGGTTGAGGTGCGATACATCGGCTTACCGGCGAATTTCGCCAGATCCACTTCGATATCGGTCGCGACGATCACCAGATCCGCTTCCGCCACTTCCTGCGGGGTGATCGGGTTGCCGGCGCCCACTGAACCGCGGGTTTCGACTTTTACCCACCAGCCGCGTTTTTTCGCTTCGGTTTCGATCGCTTCGGCGGCCATAAAGGTGTGCGCCACGCCGGTCGGACAGGCGGTAATCGCCACCACGCGCTTCGCGCCGGTCGAGGCGGCCGCGCTCACCGGCGCGGCGATCGGCTCTGCGGCGGGCGCCTGCCAGGGGTTCGCTTCCGCTTTGGCGCGCGCAAGGAACGCCTGCGGATCGCGCAGCGCCTGGGCGGCGTCGCCCTGCCATACCGCTTTGCCATTCAGGGCGCTGTCGGTCGGCATCCTGTCGCCCAGCGCGATAACCAGTTCGGCCTCGGCCGGGTTTTCCACCAGCGTCAGGCCAGCTTTGCCCGCCGCCGCCGCAAGAATTTGTTTTGCCATATAGCCGGAAGCAAGCCCCAGCGAAGGATCTGTCATCAGCAGCGTTTTCATTATGCCTCTCCTGCTGTCAGTTAAAAGGTTTCAGGTCGACGCGCGCCATCATTGCGGCCAACTGAGTACGATCGGTAACGCCTACGTTGCTCTGGCTGACTGCCAGCGCGGCGACCGCAGTCGCCAGACGCAGAGTGTGCTCGCTGGATTCGCGCATCAGCAGGCCGTAAATCAGCCCACCGACCATGGAATCGCCGGCGCCCACGGTGCTGACCACTTCACAGGCCGGCGGTCGGGCGATCCATTCCCCGGAGGCGTTCACCCACAGCGCGCCTTCCGCGCCGAGCGAAATCACTACGTGAGCAATGCCCTGTTCACGCAGGGCGTGCGCCGCTTCAATCACATCCTCCAGCGTCGGCAGCTTGCGTCCGGCCCAGATTTCCAGCTCGCGGCGGTTAGGCTTCACCAGCCAGGGCGCGGCTTTCAGACCGGCCACCAGCGCTTCGCGACTGCTGTCGAAAATAATGCACGGGCAATGAGTGCGCAGATCGCTCATCCAGCGCGTAAAGGCTTCTGGCGCGACGCCCGCAGGCAGGCTGCCGCTGACGCAGACCATATCGAACTGGCCCAGCCAGGTGAGAGAATCGGTGGTAAAGCGTTCCCAATCCTGCGCGCTGACGTCGAAGCCGGAGAAGTTTAAATCGGTAACTTCGCCATCTTTTTCCGTCAGCTTGACGTTGATGCGGGTACGGCCCGGCACCACCTGAAAACGGTTGGCGATGCCCAGCTCGCTGAACAGATGCTGAAAACCGTCCTGATTCTCTTTACCAAGGAAGCCGCCGACGGTGACGTCGATGCCTAAATCTTTCAGCACTTTCGCGACGTTAATGCCCTTGCCTGCGGCGTGCAGGCCGGTGGTCTTCACCAGGTTGACTTCGCCACGCTCGATTTCCGGGCAATAGCCGACCAGGTCATAGGCCGGATTAAGGGTAATGGTTGCGACGCGTCTGCTCATGCTGCCCCCTCGCCGAGGCCGCTGTTAATCGCCTCTTCAATGGCGTCCAGCGCCTGTTGTGCATCTTCACCGCTGGCGGTAAAGCGCAGGCGATGTCCTTTTTTCACGCCCAGCGCCACCACTTTCATCAGGCTGCGTCCGTTGGCGGGTTTGCCGCTGCCGTCAAGATTGGTGATGGTGACGTCGCAGTTAAATTGTTTGATCACGCTGACCAGCGCGGTGCCCGGGCGGGCATGCAGGCCGTGCTCGTTGCGAATGATAAACTCCGCCGTCAACACCTCTGCCTGTTCGTTCACCTCGCTGGTCATCAGCGCCAGCACGCCCGCCGCGTCCGCCTTCAGCAGGCGATCCGCTTTTTGCTTCAGCAGCAGGTCGCTGAGATAGTTCAGCACCTGCAACGGTTTATCGTCCGCCACCGCGACCGTCACCAGCATCGCTGCCGGTTCGCCGTCAACGGTGAAAGGCTGCGCGGCGCGGCTGACCGCCACGGCGCTGCCGAGGTTGCCTTCGGTGCTGTCGTTCAGCCAGATGCCCTGCCCCAGATTCAGCGGCTTCGCGCCGATCACGTGGGTGACGAAGCGCGCGTCTACGGCGCCCGCCTGCTGTAAACGACCGGCGTTAAGCGCCTTTAGCGTCATCAGATCGCCGGCATTGACGTCAAGGGCGATCAGGGAGGCGTCAAATTTAAATTCGCTGCCCTGCTTTTCGCCCATCAGCAGGCTGCGCAGCTCCTCTGCGGAGTGGGTTGTTCTCAGCTGCGCGGCCACATCGTCATCGCTCAGCACGTGCGTCAGCTGACGCAGCAGCGCCAGGTGTTCATCGGAGCGCGCGGCGATGCCGATCACCACATAAGCGGTTTGGTCGTCGCCCCAGGCGATGCCCTGCGGAAACTGAAACACCTGCACGCCGGTTTGCAGCACTAAGTCGCGCGTATCGGTGGTGCCGTGCGGAATTGCGATGCCGTTGCCCAGATAGGTTGAGGTTTGTTGTTCGCGGGCGAGCATGCCTTGCACGTAGCCTTCGCCTACGTTGCCGGCGGCGGTCAACGCGGCGGCAACCTGACGAATAGCCTCTTCCTTATTGCTGGCCGTCTGACCTGGATGAATGGCCTTAATATCGAGCTGGAACATAGTTCTCCTCTCCTGCCGAAATTGAATCGTTTCAGCTGTATTGAGAAAAAAAGCGTTATCCCATGCCAACATGACTCCCGAGATAACGCTGAAACGTTTCAATGAGTTTGGTACAGAGTGCCGTTTGCACGCAAGTTATACGTAAATTTGCGTAGCATATTTTTGAAGCAACGCACATTTCATTTACCTTTTCGGAATAAACCTGCTGTGCAGCTGATGCCTTTGCTGAAAGGAACTAAACTCAACGCTCATATTTCAGCTTTTATCAGCAGGCGGAAAACAGACGCAGGCGCACGTTCCCGTTGCGTTGTTTAACTACGCTCATGGGGCGTGAAAGCGCGCGAAAGTCACAGAGGGACCAGGGCAAGAGAGGTCAACAGGTCAGAGGTCAGCAGGTCAGCAGGTCAGCAGGTCAGCAGGTCAGCAGGTCAGCAGGTCAGCAGGTCAGCAGGTCAGCAGGTCAGCAGGTCAGCAGGTCAGCAGGATAATGTCAGGGCGCGGTCGCCGCTTCCAGCGTCAGCAGCCAGGTCATCGCCTGCTCGCGCGTCGAGGCGCACATCTCTGCGGACGGCTGTAAGCTGGCACACACTTTCGGCCGCAGCGGCGAACCGAAAATTTTGCAGCGCTGCTGCGGGTCGAGCTGAACGCAGGGCGTATTGGCCGGTTTGCCCTGCGGCATGCCGGGAATAGGCGATGAGATAGACGGCGCCGTACAACAGGCGCCGCAGGCGGTGCGACACTCCATACCTTTCCCCTTCAGAAATTTCCGCGACAATATCAGTCCACCGCCGCAATTGCCATGCGCGCCGGGAAAAATTCCATGGGGATCTTGCCTGATCAGCTGGCCGGGAGTACTTTGTCGCGATTCTTTATTTCGACACGCAGAGAGAGTTGACATGCCAAGAGCTAACGAAATTAAGCGCGGAATGGCCGTAACCTGGAACGGCAAGCTGCTGCTGGTGAAAGATATCGATATCCAGAGTCCCAGCGCCCGCGGCGCATCAACCCTGTATAAAATGCGTTTTACCGATATCCGCACCGGCCTGAAAGTGGAAGAACGCTTTAAAGGCGACGACATTCTGGACGTCATTTCGCTGAGCCGCCGCTCGGTGACCTTCTCTTACGTCGACGGCGACGAGTATGTCTTTATGGATGATGAAGACTATACGCCCTACACCTTCAAAAAAGAGCAGATTGAAGAAGAACTGCTGTTTATTCCTGAAGGCGGCATTCCCGGCATTCAGGTATTAACAATGGATGGTCAGGTGCTGGCGCTTGAACTGCCGCAGACCGTGGATATGGAAATCGTCGATACTTCGCCGGGTATTAAAGGTGCATCGGCCAGCGCGCGCACCAAACCCGCCGTAATGAGCACCGGCCTTTCCATTCAGGTGCCGGAATATCTCAGCAACGGCGAAAAAATCCGTATACATATCGCTGAGCGCCGCTATATGGGCCGCGCCGAGTAACGCCCTCACCCGGCGGCATCCCCGCCGGTACTTTTGTTATATTATAACAAAATATCTAATGTAAACTGAGCGTCACTACGCCCATTTTTTGCTGGCTGTCGAGCCAGGTTAGCTGCATATCCGCCACGGGCGTTGACCGCGTTTTTTCCAGGGCGAGTTCAGCAAGCGATTCCGCCTGTTGTCGCCATTCACCCTGTTGATAACAGCTGATGCGCAGCTCTTGCTCTATAACGAAAGAATGACAGCCGCTTTCATAAATGCTGCCGGTAAAAAGTACCATGCCGTTTCCTGCAGAAGCGGCAACACTGAACAGCATCAGGCCAGATAAAGCTACAGGCTTCATAATTACTCCAGGCGATAGGTTGGTTCATTAGTAATACGATTAACTAAAAACGCTTCTGGCTTTTTTGCGTATAAGAAAAACGCCTGATGCAGATAAAAAGAGGTAAGTATGATCAAGGTCAATTTAGTTACCGGCTTTCTCGGTAGCGGCAAAACCACCACGCTGCTGCATTTAGTGGCCAATAAGCCGGAAGGAGAAAACTGGGCGATTCTGGTGAATGAATTTGGCGAAATCGGCATCGATGGCGCGCTGCTGGCGGAAAGCGGCGCGGTGCTGAAAGAGATCCCCGGCGGCTGCATGTGCTGCGTGAACGGTCTGCCGATGCAGGTTGGCCTGAACATGCTGCTGCGTCAGCATCAGCTTGACCGACTGCTCATTGAGCCGACCGGCCTGGGCCATCCCAAACAGATCCTTGATATGCTCAGCGCCGAGGTCTATCAGCCCTGGCTAACCTTACAGGCGTCGTTGACGCTGCTCGATCCGCGCCAGCTCAGCGACGCGCGCGTGCGGGAAAACGAGAACTTTCGCGATCAGCTGGCGGCGGCGGATATCGTGGTCGCCAATAAGCAGGATCGCTGGCAGGAACAGGATCGACAGGCGCTGGCGCAGTGGCAGGCAGAGGAACTCGGCGATCGTCAACTGATCGGCACCGAGTATGGCCGCATCGATCCTGCTCTGCTGGCGCAGCCGCGCCGCAATTTGCGCGCCCTGCCGCAGAGCGAAACGCATCAGCATAGCCATCCGCGGCGCGATTCCGGTCTGGGCGCGCTGCGTCTTGACAATAATGCGCGCTGGCGGCGCGCCTTTAATCAGGGCCAGGGCTACTACGCCTGCGGCTGGGCTTTCGACAGCGAGACCGTTTTCGATACCGTCGGCGTGCTGGAGTGGGCGCGCCTGGCGCCGGTCGAACGCGTAAAAGGCGTGATGCGCATCCCCGAGGGCGCGGTCAGCATTAACCGCCAGGGCGCCGACTTTCGCATTGAAACGCGCCAGGCGCCGCCGCCGGATAGCCGCATCGAGATCATTCATCACAGCGACGCGGACTGGAATCAGCTGCAAAACGAATTGTTGAAACTCCGTTTAAGTGATAAGCGTTAACTTATGCCGTTATTTTTGACCTTTAACTTGAGTCCCTATGAACGCAAAACGGTTAGCGATTATTCTGCTGCTAAACCTGGCTGGAGCGGCGCTGTTTTTATCCTGGTATTTACCAGGCAACCACGGCCCCTGGTTCGGCATTGATAAGTCGATATTTTTTTGGTTCAACCAGCATATGGCAACCAGTTATGCTTTCGCCCTGCTGCTGGCGGTGACTAACTTCCGTGGTTTCGACGCCGTCTCTTTACTGGCGATGGGCCTGCTTTACTGGTCTTACTGGCGCAGTGAGACGCCGCAAGGGCGTCGCCGCATGCTGGCTATCGGCATCTGTATGCTGTTGACAGCGGTGATCCTGAATCAGCTGGGCCACCTGCTGCCGGTGAAGCATTCCAGTCCAACGCTGTTCTTCGATAATATCTGGCGCGTCAGCGAGCTGACCGGCATTCCGGCGAAAGATGCGTCGAAAGACAGCTTTCCCGGCGATCACGGCATGATGCTGATCATTTTTGCCTGCTTTATGCTGCGTTATTTCGGCGTTAAGGCATTTGCTACCGCGCTGGTGATTGCGGTGCTGTTTTCCCTGCCGCGCATTATGGCCGGGGCGCACTGGTTTACCGATGTGGCGGTGGGATCGCTGTCGGTTGTGCTGGTGGGACTCAGCTGGTGGCTAATCACGCCCGCCAGCGACTGGCTGGTCAACTGGCTCTATCGTACGTTGCCAGGCAGATACAAACCCGGCAGCGTCGCCTGAAAAAGGCCCGTCGGCGATGAACCGACGGGCCTTTTTTACCAGTTGATAATAAGCGTGCTAATGATAAATTCGCAAAGACGCTATTTCGGCAATATTAAACGCATATTATGACGAAAAGGCTTTTGTCCAGCCCCTACTTTCCTAAAACATCCTCAATCCGCTAAATTGGCCGGTTAAAGCCCCTTTACTCTCCCCATTATTTGCACACATTTGTCTATAAAGTAACCAAATGGTTATATATTGATTTCACATCATAAAAACCTATAAAAAAGTGCGTAAAAGCACTCGCCATGCGGCATCCGATCGGGTAACCTCAGCCACAGCCAGGCATAAGGAGCCCTAAAAAGGCGTCGCTGAAAAAGAAAAATGTGCGCATTTACACATTTTAAAGATTCAGAAATTGTCTTATGTCTTTGCACTAATTAATCTCATGCCGTTTTGCTCATTAATCAGCGACCTCAGGTCGTAAGGACTTCAAGGGATAATAAACATAATGGTCAAATCTCAACCGTTTCTGAGATATATCTTGCGGGCAATCCCTGCTGTCGCGCTGGCGACGTTACTCTCAGCATGTAGTGGTCATCACGGACAGAATGCGCAAACTGAGACCCATGCAGTTAATAACCACAATGGTTTTTTACTTCAAGCGTCTCAGGATGAATTTGAACAAATGGTGCAGAATGTCGATATTAAATCGCGCATTCTGGAACAATATGCCGACTGGAAAGGCGTGCGTTATCGTCTTGGCGGCACCACCAAACGCGGCATCGATTGCTCCGCCTTTGTTCAGGTAACTTTTCGTGAGCAGTTTGGTCTCGATCTGCCGCGATCCACATGGGAACAAAAAGATACCGGACGTCAGGTTTCACGCAGCAAGCTGCGTCCCGGCGATTTGGTCCTGTTTCGCGCCGGCTCTACCGGTCGTCACGTAGGTATTTATCTGGGCAACGATAATTTTGTCCATGCATCAACCAGCAGCGGCGTCATGATTTCCAGCCTGAATGACGCCTACTGGAAAAACCGTTATCGGGAAGCACGGCGCGTATTGAGCCGAACGCAAAGTTAATTTATCCCTGAAGTCATTTAATATTAATGAGCAATTAAAAACGCTGCCACGGCAGCGTTTTTTTCGCCCGTTATTTCCACATTCGAAAAATGTTTTGCCTGACACGTCATCAGGAATAACAAGACATCAGGTCCCCACTCGTTATATTCTCCACGTTTATTATCAGAGCCCGGCTGTACTAAATCTCACCATAAGAACAGGCCAAAGCGAGAGACGATGCCCAATGCCGTTATCCAGAGTTATAAAGCGCCATGCAGTTCACCCGCGCAGGATAGCCGGACTCAGCGCCATTACAGGCTTCGTTTTTTTCATGATATTTAGTGCCGTTGCGCTATTTATTATTCATCATAAGCGTGCGCAGCAGCATGACAGGCTGGCTAATGCCGGCAAAGCCTATATTTATGCATTATTCGATAATCTCGAAAAAAGCCTGCTGCCGCTGCTGCCCTATACTGATGGCAATTGCCAGCAGGCCAGCGGCGAACTCTCGTCACGCGCCGCCTTTACCGCCGGCGTTCGCTCGATTCTGCTGGTGCGTGCGGGCAATGTATGGTGTTCATCGGCCACCGGCGCCTTTTTACTGCCGGCGCACACATTTTCCCCATCGCTGATGCTTTCCCGCAGCCGCGACGTCAGGCTGGTCGCCGGCACGCCTAAAATTCCGCACAGGCCCGCCCTTCTGCTGTGGCTGGCGCACCCAACGCATAGTCATCAAGGGGTGCTGACCACGCTCGATTTGAATATGACCCCTCTGCTGATGCTGGCGGCGCGTCAGCATGGTATTGACGGTCTGGCGATAGCGGCAGGCAACCTGGCGCTGTTGACCTGGAATAATCACCTTATCCCGCGCGCGGCGCTGCCAACCGCGCCGCTGCGCCAGTTCACCCTGCCAGGTTATCCCTTAACTTTCTACCTGTACGGCAGCAATTTGCCGATGATGGATATGGCCATGGCCCTGCTGGCGGGGCTGTTGCTGGCGGTGGCGGTGGCTTCCGGCTGCTGGCTGATTTTTTCCCTGCGCCTGCGTCCCGGAAAAGAAATCCTGGCGGCCATCAAGCGCAATGAATTTCATGTGGTTTATCAACCTTTGATCGAAGCCGTATCCGGCCGCGTTTACGGGCTGGAGGCGCTGCTGCGCTGGACGCATCCCCTCACCGGGCCCATTCCGCCGGACGCGTTTATCAGCTACGCCGAAAGCCAGAATATGATTGTGCCGCTGACGCGCCATCTGTTTACGCTGGTGGCGCGCGACGCGCGTCTGCTCTGCCCTCATCTGCCGTCGGGCGTTACGCTGGGTCTGAATATCGCGCCTGGCCATCTGGCCGCCGACAGCTTCAGGCAGGATGTGGATGCGTGGATAGCAACGATGCCGACCGCCCATTTCGACTACGTGTTTGAGATCACCGAGCGCACCATGGTCTCTGAAAAAAACGCGGCGGAGATGTTTGACTGGCTGCGCGCGCAGCAGATCGCCATTGCGATTGACGATTTCGGCACCGGCCACAGCGCGCTTATCTATCTGGAAAAATTC includes:
- a CDS encoding cyclic di-GMP phosphodiesterase, with the translated sequence MPLSRVIKRHAVHPRRIAGLSAITGFVFFMIFSAVALFIIHHKRAQQHDRLANAGKAYIYALFDNLEKSLLPLLPYTDGNCQQASGELSSRAAFTAGVRSILLVRAGNVWCSSATGAFLLPAHTFSPSLMLSRSRDVRLVAGTPKIPHRPALLLWLAHPTHSHQGVLTTLDLNMTPLLMLAARQHGIDGLAIAAGNLALLTWNNHLIPRAALPTAPLRQFTLPGYPLTFYLYGSNLPMMDMAMALLAGLLLAVAVASGCWLIFSLRLRPGKEILAAIKRNEFHVVYQPLIEAVSGRVYGLEALLRWTHPLTGPIPPDAFISYAESQNMIVPLTRHLFTLVARDARLLCPHLPSGVTLGLNIAPGHLAADSFRQDVDAWIATMPTAHFDYVFEITERTMVSEKNAAEMFDWLRAQQIAIAIDDFGTGHSALIYLEKFCFDYLKIDRGFIQSIGMETVTSPVLDVVLNLARKLNLKTVAEGVETEEQAAWLLKRGVTHMQGYLFSRPLPPDELIAWLQKRQAHLLMAQPEND
- a CDS encoding phosphatase PAP2 family protein, with protein sequence MNAKRLAIILLLNLAGAALFLSWYLPGNHGPWFGIDKSIFFWFNQHMATSYAFALLLAVTNFRGFDAVSLLAMGLLYWSYWRSETPQGRRRMLAIGICMLLTAVILNQLGHLLPVKHSSPTLFFDNIWRVSELTGIPAKDASKDSFPGDHGMMLIIFACFMLRYFGVKAFATALVIAVLFSLPRIMAGAHWFTDVAVGSLSVVLVGLSWWLITPASDWLVNWLYRTLPGRYKPGSVA
- the mepS gene encoding bifunctional murein DD-endopeptidase/murein LD-carboxypeptidase, which gives rise to MVKSQPFLRYILRAIPAVALATLLSACSGHHGQNAQTETHAVNNHNGFLLQASQDEFEQMVQNVDIKSRILEQYADWKGVRYRLGGTTKRGIDCSAFVQVTFREQFGLDLPRSTWEQKDTGRQVSRSKLRPGDLVLFRAGSTGRHVGIYLGNDNFVHASTSSGVMISSLNDAYWKNRYREARRVLSRTQS
- a CDS encoding CobW family GTP-binding protein; this encodes MIKVNLVTGFLGSGKTTTLLHLVANKPEGENWAILVNEFGEIGIDGALLAESGAVLKEIPGGCMCCVNGLPMQVGLNMLLRQHQLDRLLIEPTGLGHPKQILDMLSAEVYQPWLTLQASLTLLDPRQLSDARVRENENFRDQLAAADIVVANKQDRWQEQDRQALAQWQAEELGDRQLIGTEYGRIDPALLAQPRRNLRALPQSETHQHSHPRRDSGLGALRLDNNARWRRAFNQGQGYYACGWAFDSETVFDTVGVLEWARLAPVERVKGVMRIPEGAVSINRQGADFRIETRQAPPPDSRIEIIHHSDADWNQLQNELLKLRLSDKR
- the yeiP gene encoding elongation factor P-like protein YeiP, which translates into the protein MPRANEIKRGMAVTWNGKLLLVKDIDIQSPSARGASTLYKMRFTDIRTGLKVEERFKGDDILDVISLSRRSVTFSYVDGDEYVFMDDEDYTPYTFKKEQIEEELLFIPEGGIPGIQVLTMDGQVLALELPQTVDMEIVDTSPGIKGASASARTKPAVMSTGLSIQVPEYLSNGEKIRIHIAERRYMGRAE